The Cydia fagiglandana chromosome 4, ilCydFagi1.1, whole genome shotgun sequence genome has a window encoding:
- the LOC134663356 gene encoding polycomb group protein Psc-like: MVTSNKLLDKKVVKMAEQNNSTVVPQRTLLGEVNEQITCPLCRGYYIDATTIVECLHSFCRSCIIKHLQISRYCPVCDVQINVAKPNFRLDKALQDIVYKLVPGLFQKEMERRQQFYSSRPGPAASATPEQRGEDTERIIFSPEDVISFSLEYADATDTDSISSKSSDSNEPQPPTGTTRRFLQCPAVVNISHLKKFLSMKFDIDSTQFAIDILYKRVPLPDYYTLMDIAYIYNWKRNEPMRFFYQIIDYVAIRNRLFDINRKGSHFRDRKSSPTPTEDTNVSSPAPNIHDQGSEVSSGTDSPMPEDNSGKKSHSSSTTDKNNQSNKDISSQNKSGNNSNSTAKKNDDEVEKSQFLNSFELTAKSNSQVIKSSPVKGNVQETSSSSNNNPVKSQEAPKDDDTLKRKPQTPPKAPEVKRLKIEIEKTRMPQGPTKPANSNSASSTGASELHKSGSAFDNLTKTKDPDNKLSPQPAKNTPSSSSPTKEQKIPAVGSKPTPESTGLKRTIPSTSNISSPKRKATNESVASVQNASQPKTVSPLKLQVPKMDSQQFALPKPAEVPKPPPKRMPDLKPTMPTTQATQNKGQPMNKVRMDLLANNSDPTIDRSKILSQVKSSLNAAHNAGQSSGDPLKSLLLDSCKINIPSSLSITLTDQKLDPRSPNEPTTSDPKKNITNKNLVSANSSTTAHKVPSPPVHNYIEILKLPDSNPKKQQIKAEGNTDTKQSPQAKPEGSTASPKPPGKSSESSAKGPVPNLKPIADTKLGKQSGNFASPITFQQTFEKQLQTLVSDKKTKLPKNKAQVPKLVPATPKTFNTINKLNNPNNKSPSSVTMTPENKPSAALDLTTPHNMQSQIGQHPNQSRLLEKMQSIANLAATKQNPPGKGLPANVNQGNVYSPISSRPANTGASPLRIPSSNMNQVKHEKGSPSGSQTSVRHDMGNKPFQINQANSGNSIMSPSYTQSHNSPTPTQPSPRSQTRSPSSSPKLVIAEEKQASSSSSEQSINQSNQISSTQLPNLNTLKNESPKASPGPSKPGPKPMKPLSSGLKLSGIRQPITPTIKSSPTMNLPPDYMTSQQMIAQHPMAHLRHQMEMNWYKANLFKSMANAVHQNQHDFNNKDKQMSAAQTAIPFKSRKRTYMNKRNKECNENENILNKMKLSEDSDLNLKNNFDNDSCSAPKISRKTFKSVSIVESKDECEESFDERNRNAVTSGPLPSREEEFEWLQNFLLESLDKEESASLYVSGQPGTGKTATLSCLLNSPKIKEGFKQVYVNCTMMKSAASIYSRICKELQLTTSGSTEKACLAAIEKYLNKKHKMILLVLDEIDQLDSKRQSVLYTIFEWPALAGSRLVLVGVANALDLTERALPRLQARCSLRPRTLHFAPYTKQQIINIFTKILGDADKTNVFSPVALQMLAAKIAAVSGDMRRALDIGRRVIELAKRSKFSENQSVDTMMKDCTVTVELKQVLEVLNDVYGGSKKIESDVDEGFPMQQKLILCSLMLMLKGKNKDIVMGKLHDVYKKVAAARNIAPLDMSEMSSACTLLEARGALRCTGAAGRTRRLRLQWDEAELTAALRDKPLMAAILADASCRPNC; this comes from the exons ATGGTAACTTCCAACAAATTACTTGATAAAAAGGTCGTTAAAATGGCTGAACAGAACAATAGTACGGTTGTGCCGCAAAGAACTTTGTTAGGAGAAGTGAATGAGCAAATTACTTGTCCGCTATGTCGCGGTTACTACATCGACGCCACCACGATCGTAGAATGTTTGCACTCATTTTGTCGCAGCTGCATCATCAAGCATTTGCAAATTAGCCGTTACTGCCCGGTCTGCGACGTGCAGATAAATGTTGCAAAGCCAAATTTCAGACTAGACAAAGCTCTTCAAGATATTGTGTACAAACTAGTACCAGGACTTTTCCAAAAAGAAATGGAAAGGCGACAACAGTTTTACTCGTCTAGACCGGGGCCGGCTGCTTCAGCGACGCCAGAGCAAAGAGGTGAAGACACAGAGAGGATCATTTTCAGCCCAGAAGATGTTATCTCATTTTCTTTGGAATATGCAGATGCCACTGACACTGACAGCATATCAAGCAAATCATCAGACAGCAATGAACCTCAGCCCCCAACAGGTACAACGAGGAGGTTTCTACAGTGTCCTGCGGTTGTCAATATTAGTCATTTGAAGAAATTCTTAAGCATGAAATTTGATATTGATAGCACTCAATTTGCTATTGACATTTTATATAAAAGGGTACCTTTGCCAGACTACTACACTTTGATGGATATTGCTTATATTTACAATTGGAAGAGGAATGAACCAATGAGATTTTTCTACCAGATTATAGATTATGTAGCTATCAGAAATAGATTGTTTGACATTAATAGGAAAGGTTCTCATTTTCGAGACAGAAAATCAAGCCCAACACCAACAGAAGACACTAATGTTAGTAGCCCGGCTCCTAATATACACGATCAGGGTTCAGAAGTATCATCAGGTACTGACAGTCCCATGCCGGAAGATAACAGTGGCAAAAAGTCACATAGTTCTTCAACTACAGACAAGAATAATCAGTCCAACAAGGATATCAGTAGTCAAAATAAGTCAGGCAACAACAGTAACTCTACTGCCAAGAAAAATGATGATGAAGTAGAAAAGTCACAGTTTTTGAACTCTTTTGAATTAACAGCCAAAAGTAATAGCCAGGTGATTAAATCATCTCCTGTAAAAGGTAATGTGCAggagacatcatcatcatctaatAATAATCCAGTTAAAAGTCAAGAAGCCCCAAAGGATGATGATACTTTAAAGAGAAAACCACAGACACCACCAAAAGCACCAGAAGTGAAAAGACTCAAAATTGAAATAGAAAAAACTAGAATGCCCCAAGGTCCGACTAAACCTGCCAACTCTAATTCTGCTTCATCCACTGGAGCTTCAGAACTTCACAAGTCTGGGAGTGCATTTGATAATTTGACAAAAACAAAAGACCCTGACAACAAACTCAGCCCTCAGCCTGCCAAAAACACCCCATCATCTTCTTCACCAACAAAGGAGCAAAAGATACCTGCTGTGGGTTCAAAACCAACTCCAGAGAGTACTGGATTAAAAAGAACAATTCCTAGTACAAGTAATATTTCTTCTCCAAAACGAAAAGCAACAAATGAGTCAGTGGCATCAGTACAGAATGCTTCTCAACCTAAAACAGTTTCTCCTCTTAAGCTTCAAGTACCCAAAATGGATTCACAGCAATTTGCTCTCCCAAAGCCTGCAGAAGTTCCAAAGCCACCTCCAAAAAGAATGCCTGATTTAAAACCTACCATGCCAACAACACAGGCAACCCAAAATAAAGGACAACCAATGAATAAAGTGAGGATGGATTTGTTAGCCAACAATAGTGATCCCACAATTGATAGAAGTAAGATATTGTCGCAGGTGAAATCATCACTTAATGCCGCTCATAATGCAGGCCAATCCTCAGGTGACCCGCTGAAATCTTTGTTGTTAGATTCATGTAAAATTAACATCCCTTCATCTCTCTCAATTACTTTAACAGACCAGAAATTAGATCCACGTAGTCCTAATGAGCCAACCACAAGTGATCCGAAAAAGAATATCACTAATAAAAATTTAGTTTCCGCGAATAGTAGCACCACAGCTCATAAAGTGCCTAGTCCGCCTGTTCACAACTACATTGAAATATTAAAGTTGCCAGATAGTAATCCTAAAAAACAACAGATTAAAGCTGAAGGTAATACTGATACCAAGCAAAGTCCACAAGCAAAACCTGAAGGTTCAACAGCATCACCAAAGCCTCCAGGCAAATCTTCTGAGTCATCTGCTAAAGGGCCAGTACCTAATTTAAAACCTATAGCTGACACTAAACTAGGAAAGCAAAGTGGTAACTTTGCTTCACCTATTACTTTTCAGCAAACATTTGAGAAGCAATTACAAACTTTAGTATCAGATAAAAAAACGAAACTCCCAAAAAATAAAGCTCAGGTGCCCAAACTTGTTCCAGCTACTCCAAAAACTTTCAATACCATAAATAAACTGAATAATCCAAACAATAAGTCGCCCAGTAGTGTAACTATGACTCCAGAAAATAAGCCTAGTGCTGCTCTAGACTTGACAACTCCCCATAATATGCAAAGTCAAATAGGACAGCATCCTAACCAATCCCGACTTTTAGAAAAAATGCAGTCAATCGCGAATTTGGCAGCAACAAAACAAAACCCCCCCGGAAAAGGTTTGCCGGCAAATGTGAATCAAGGGAATGTCTATTCACCTATTTCTAGTAGACCCGCAAATACGGGTGCAAGTCCATTGAGAATACCTTCTTCGAATATGAACCAAGTTAAGCATGAGAAAGGTAGTCCCAGTGGATCCCAGACTTCTGTTCGGCATGACATGGGTAATAAACCTTTTCAAATAAATCAAGCAAACAGTGGCAATTCTATAATGTCTCCTAGCTATACCCAGTCACATAATTCTCCCACTCCGACGCAGCCTTCTCCAAGATCTCAAACACGATCTCCTAGTTCTTCTCCTAAATTAGTAATTGCTGAAGAAAAGCAGGCAAGTAGTAGTTCATCAGAACAGAGTATTAACCAATCTAATCAAATATCGAGCACACAACTCCCCAACCTTAACACTTTAAAAAATGAATCTCCTAAGGCATCCCCAGGGCCTTCTAAACCAGGTCCTAAACCAATGAAACCATTATCATCGGGTCTTAAACTGTCTGGGATTCGCCAGCCCATAACCCCTACTATTAAGTCCAGCCCTACTATGAATCTTCCTCCAGATTATATGACATCTCAGCAGATGATTGCACAACATCCAATGGCACATTTAAGGCATCAGATGGAAATGAATTGGTACAAAGCTAATCTATTCAAAAGTATGGCAAATGCCGTACATCAGAATCAAcatgattttaataacaaagaTAAGCAA ATGTCGGCTGCTCAAACTGCTATCCCCTTCAAATCCCGCAAGAGGACTTACATGAATAAGAGAAACAAAGAATGTAATGAGAATGAAAATATTCTTAACAAAATGAAATTATCAGAAGACAGtgatttaaatctcaaaaataaCTTTGACAATG ACTCCTGCTCTGCTCCCAAAATATCCAGGAAAACCTTCAAGTCTGTTTCAATCGTCGAGTCTAAAGATGAATGTGAAGAATCCTTTGACGAGAG aaatCGAAATGCTGTTACTTCAGGACCGCTTCCTAGTCGAGAAGAAGAATTTGAATGGTTGCAAAACTTCCTTTTAGAGAGCCTTGACAAAGAGGAATCTGCTTCTTTATATGTCTCTGGGCAACCCGGTACAGGCAAAACGGCGACCTTGTCATGCTTACTGAATTCGCCAAAG ATCAAAGAAGGCTTTAAACAAGTATATGTGAACTGCACCATGATGAAGTCAGCCGCCAGCATATACAGCAGAATTTGCAAAGAGTTGCAGCTGACTACTTCAGGGTCCACAGAGAAGGCGTGCTTGGCTGCCatagaaaaatatttgaataaaaaacACAAGATGAT CTTACTGGTATTGGACGAGATCGACCAGCTGGACAGCAAGCGGCAGTCAGTGCTGTATACGATTtttgagtggccggcgttggctgGGTCTCGTCTGGTCTTGGTGGGCGTGGCCAACGCGCTGGACCTGACTGAGCGCGCCCTTCCACGGTTGCag GCGCGTTGTTCGCTGCGGCCACGCACCCTGCACTTCGCGCCGTACACCAAGCAGCAGATCATCAACATATTCACCAAGATACTGGGCGACGCTGACAAGACCAACGTGTTCTCGCCGGTCGCCTTACAAATGTTGGCAG CCAAAATCGCCGCCGTCTCTGGTGACATGCGAAGAGCCCTAGACATAGGCCGCAGAGTGATCGAGCTAGCAAAACGCAGTAAATTCTCTGAGAACCAATCCGTGGACACCATGATGAAAGACTGCACGGTCACAGTGGAGCTCAAGCAAGTCCTAGAAGTACTAAACGATGTGTACGGAGGCTCCAAGAAAATCGAGTCTGATGTCGATGAAGGGTTCCCGATGCAACAGAAGTTGATACTTTGCAGTCTTATGCTTATGCTCAAGGGGAAAAATAAGGATATCGTTATGGGGAAATTACACGATGTTTATAAAAA AGTAGCAGCAGCTCGCAACATCGCGCCACTGGACATGAGCGAGATGTCAAGCGCGTGTACTCTGCTCGAGGCGCGCGGTGCGTTACG CTGCACGGGTGCCGCGGGGCGCACTCGGCGCCTACGCCTGCAGTGGGACGAGGCGGAGCTGACGGCCGCGCTGCGCGACAAGCCGCTCATGGCCGCCATCCTCGCCGACGCCAGCTGCCGCCCCAACTGTTAG
- the LOC134663624 gene encoding uncharacterized protein LOC134663624 produces the protein MVRMGTIKWEKAQRCAPVHNIISSDFPRYNPQPWKFMEGQSRIGWLLSYEYQRMWIAERDLWKKRMYPENTTFNVDVVKSYVLSFKNAQQPPKPEKKKMFKMKKFEGIGSKTTTKRPKDDKAMNYKKDLKNKKPEKKEDA, from the exons ATGGTGCGAATGGGCACAATTAAATGGGAGAAAGCTCAACGATGTGCCCcagtacataatattatttctTCTGATTTCCCTAGATATAATCCTCAACCCTGGAAATTTAtg GAGGGTCAATCGCGCATAGGATGGCTGCTCTCGTACGAATACCAAAGAATGTGGATTGCTGAAAGAGACCTCTGGAAGAAACGAATGTACCCTGAGAATACTACCTTTAACGTTGACGTAGTGAAAAGTTACGTCTTGAGCTTCAAGAATGCGCAGCAGCCGCCAAAACCCGAGAAaaagaaaatgtttaaaatgaaAAA GTTTGAAGGTATCGGCAGTAAGACTACAACTAAACGCCCCAAAGATGACAAAGCGATGAACTACAAGAAAGATCTGAAGAATAAGAAGCCTGAGAAAAAAGAAGACGCCTGA